The Tenebrio molitor chromosome 3, icTenMoli1.1, whole genome shotgun sequence genome contains a region encoding:
- the LOC138125763 gene encoding uncharacterized protein isoform X4 translates to MCTPVYRSYGPVVIVRVEEVLLVVLVLMIWVAAIALFFNRWGKIRMLEPYQPKFHQQPHRPSCPLAPLSPPGIAPQVSNTLPRAQKPTTQRMSFSKYNVNAMTDPLSALPSPIIRRPRQNSVFVGSSTMAILNPPPRRVKSAIDIQHLVVNEHSPTSLTGNRKGSVIPILNRDRRPSITIDRPRHRPSIAVVERPPSQRYRRSSCFVERPSRQHRNFISFDHPFSDRKTSISIEKPSCSHHQPIISFEAHVEPASVKVDMTASKLPKVSRSFEQPPRERSKPERMATSLDVSSVSFDRRYSIPEEDRSSPVFICLDESKITAPLLEGLKSSDV, encoded by the exons ATGTGCACGCCGGTATACCGCTCAT ACGGACCAGTGGTGATAGTCCGTGTCGAAGAGGTGCTGCTCGTGGTCCTCGTCCTGATGATCTGGGTGGCGGCCATAGCGCTCTTCTTCAATCGCTGGGGCAAGATCCGCATGCTGGAACCTTACCAGCCCAAGTTCCACCAGCAACCCCATCGACCGTCTTGTCCGCTGGCCCCGCTTAGTCCACCCGGAATCGCCCCTCAAGTGAGCAACACATTGCCCAGGGCGCAGAAACCGACAACT CAAAGGATGTCCTTTTCGAAATACAACGTCAACGCCATGACTGACCCTTTGTCAGCCCTTCCGTCGCCCATAATCCGACGGCCGAGACAAAACTCGGTGTTCGTAGGAAGCTCGACGATGGCCATCCTGAACCCACCCCCGCGCCGCGTCAAATCCGCCATCGACATCCAACACTTGGTGGTGAACGAGCACAGTCCCACATCACTCACAGGTAATAGAAAAG GCTCGGTCATTCCCATCCTGAACCGCGACCGCCGTCCCTCGATAACGATAGACCGCCCCCGCCATCGGCCGTCCATCGCCGTCGTCGAACGGCCCCCATCCCAACGTTACCGCCGCTCCTCCTGCTTCGTCGAGAGACCTTCTCGCCAGCACCGCAACTTCATCAGTTTCGACCACCCCTTCAGCGATCGCAAGACGTCGATAAGCATCGAGAAGCCTTCGTGCAGCCACCATCAGCCCATCATCAGTTTCGAAGCCCACGTCGAACCCGCCTCCGTCAAGGTGGACATGACAGCGTCCAAACTGCCCAAGGTGTCGCGCAGCTTCGAACAGCCGCCGAGAGAACGGTCCAAGCCGGAGAGGATGGCCACCAGCTTGGACGTCAGCTCGGTCAGCTTCGACAGACGCTACAGCATCCCCGAAGAGGACAGATCGTCGCCGGTCTTCATCTGTCTCGACGAATCCAAGATAACGGCTCCGCTGCTCGAGGGACTCAAGAGTTCGGACGTTTGA
- the LOC138125763 gene encoding uncharacterized protein isoform X3, which produces MEVEVREEASPGTRSGDSTALLVNNTPAYPVADGPVVIVRVEEVLLVVLVLMIWVAAIALFFNRWGKIRMLEPYQPKFHQQPHRPSCPLAPLSPPGIAPQQRMSFSKYNVNAMTDPLSALPSPIIRRPRQNSVFVGSSTMAILNPPPRRVKSAIDIQHLVVNEHSPTSLTGNRKGSVIPILNRDRRPSITIDRPRHRPSIAVVERPPSQRYRRSSCFVERPSRQHRNFISFDHPFSDRKTSISIEKPSCSHHQPIISFEAHVEPASVKVDMTASKLPKVSRSFEQPPRERSKPERMATSLDVSSVSFDRRYSIPEEDRSSPVFICLDESKITAPLLEGLKSSDV; this is translated from the exons ATGGAGGTGGAGGTTCGCGAAGAGGCATCGCCTGGAACCAGGTCGGGAGACTCCACCGCGCTGCTGGTCAACAACACGCCTGCTTATCCCGTGgcag ACGGACCAGTGGTGATAGTCCGTGTCGAAGAGGTGCTGCTCGTGGTCCTCGTCCTGATGATCTGGGTGGCGGCCATAGCGCTCTTCTTCAATCGCTGGGGCAAGATCCGCATGCTGGAACCTTACCAGCCCAAGTTCCACCAGCAACCCCATCGACCGTCTTGTCCGCTGGCCCCGCTTAGTCCACCCGGAATCGCCCCTCAA CAAAGGATGTCCTTTTCGAAATACAACGTCAACGCCATGACTGACCCTTTGTCAGCCCTTCCGTCGCCCATAATCCGACGGCCGAGACAAAACTCGGTGTTCGTAGGAAGCTCGACGATGGCCATCCTGAACCCACCCCCGCGCCGCGTCAAATCCGCCATCGACATCCAACACTTGGTGGTGAACGAGCACAGTCCCACATCACTCACAGGTAATAGAAAAG GCTCGGTCATTCCCATCCTGAACCGCGACCGCCGTCCCTCGATAACGATAGACCGCCCCCGCCATCGGCCGTCCATCGCCGTCGTCGAACGGCCCCCATCCCAACGTTACCGCCGCTCCTCCTGCTTCGTCGAGAGACCTTCTCGCCAGCACCGCAACTTCATCAGTTTCGACCACCCCTTCAGCGATCGCAAGACGTCGATAAGCATCGAGAAGCCTTCGTGCAGCCACCATCAGCCCATCATCAGTTTCGAAGCCCACGTCGAACCCGCCTCCGTCAAGGTGGACATGACAGCGTCCAAACTGCCCAAGGTGTCGCGCAGCTTCGAACAGCCGCCGAGAGAACGGTCCAAGCCGGAGAGGATGGCCACCAGCTTGGACGTCAGCTCGGTCAGCTTCGACAGACGCTACAGCATCCCCGAAGAGGACAGATCGTCGCCGGTCTTCATCTGTCTCGACGAATCCAAGATAACGGCTCCGCTGCTCGAGGGACTCAAGAGTTCGGACGTTTGA
- the LOC138125763 gene encoding uncharacterized protein isoform X1: MEVEVREEASPGTRSGDSTALLVNNTPAYPVADGPVVIVRVEEVLLVVLVLMIWVAAIALFFNRWGKIRMLEPYQPKFHQQPHRPSCPLAPLSPPGIAPQVSNTLPRAQKPTTQRMSFSKYNVNAMTDPLSALPSPIIRRPRQNSVFVGSSTMAILNPPPRRVKSAIDIQHLVVNEHSPTSLTGNRKGSVIPILNRDRRPSITIDRPRHRPSIAVVERPPSQRYRRSSCFVERPSRQHRNFISFDHPFSDRKTSISIEKPSCSHHQPIISFEAHVEPASVKVDMTASKLPKVSRSFEQPPRERSKPERMATSLDVSSVSFDRRYSIPEEDRSSPVFICLDESKITAPLLEGLKSSDV, encoded by the exons ATGGAGGTGGAGGTTCGCGAAGAGGCATCGCCTGGAACCAGGTCGGGAGACTCCACCGCGCTGCTGGTCAACAACACGCCTGCTTATCCCGTGgcag ACGGACCAGTGGTGATAGTCCGTGTCGAAGAGGTGCTGCTCGTGGTCCTCGTCCTGATGATCTGGGTGGCGGCCATAGCGCTCTTCTTCAATCGCTGGGGCAAGATCCGCATGCTGGAACCTTACCAGCCCAAGTTCCACCAGCAACCCCATCGACCGTCTTGTCCGCTGGCCCCGCTTAGTCCACCCGGAATCGCCCCTCAAGTGAGCAACACATTGCCCAGGGCGCAGAAACCGACAACT CAAAGGATGTCCTTTTCGAAATACAACGTCAACGCCATGACTGACCCTTTGTCAGCCCTTCCGTCGCCCATAATCCGACGGCCGAGACAAAACTCGGTGTTCGTAGGAAGCTCGACGATGGCCATCCTGAACCCACCCCCGCGCCGCGTCAAATCCGCCATCGACATCCAACACTTGGTGGTGAACGAGCACAGTCCCACATCACTCACAGGTAATAGAAAAG GCTCGGTCATTCCCATCCTGAACCGCGACCGCCGTCCCTCGATAACGATAGACCGCCCCCGCCATCGGCCGTCCATCGCCGTCGTCGAACGGCCCCCATCCCAACGTTACCGCCGCTCCTCCTGCTTCGTCGAGAGACCTTCTCGCCAGCACCGCAACTTCATCAGTTTCGACCACCCCTTCAGCGATCGCAAGACGTCGATAAGCATCGAGAAGCCTTCGTGCAGCCACCATCAGCCCATCATCAGTTTCGAAGCCCACGTCGAACCCGCCTCCGTCAAGGTGGACATGACAGCGTCCAAACTGCCCAAGGTGTCGCGCAGCTTCGAACAGCCGCCGAGAGAACGGTCCAAGCCGGAGAGGATGGCCACCAGCTTGGACGTCAGCTCGGTCAGCTTCGACAGACGCTACAGCATCCCCGAAGAGGACAGATCGTCGCCGGTCTTCATCTGTCTCGACGAATCCAAGATAACGGCTCCGCTGCTCGAGGGACTCAAGAGTTCGGACGTTTGA
- the LOC138125763 gene encoding uncharacterized protein isoform X2, which translates to MEVEVREEASPGTRSGDSTALLVNNTPAYPVADGPVVIVRVEEVLLVVLVLMIWVAAIALFFNRWGKIRMLEPYQPKFHQQPHRPSCPLAPLSPPGIAPQVSNTLPRAQKPTTQRMSFSKYNVNAMTDPLSALPSPIIRRPRQNSVFVGSSTMAILNPPPRRVKSAIDIQHLVVNEHSPTSLTGSVIPILNRDRRPSITIDRPRHRPSIAVVERPPSQRYRRSSCFVERPSRQHRNFISFDHPFSDRKTSISIEKPSCSHHQPIISFEAHVEPASVKVDMTASKLPKVSRSFEQPPRERSKPERMATSLDVSSVSFDRRYSIPEEDRSSPVFICLDESKITAPLLEGLKSSDV; encoded by the exons ATGGAGGTGGAGGTTCGCGAAGAGGCATCGCCTGGAACCAGGTCGGGAGACTCCACCGCGCTGCTGGTCAACAACACGCCTGCTTATCCCGTGgcag ACGGACCAGTGGTGATAGTCCGTGTCGAAGAGGTGCTGCTCGTGGTCCTCGTCCTGATGATCTGGGTGGCGGCCATAGCGCTCTTCTTCAATCGCTGGGGCAAGATCCGCATGCTGGAACCTTACCAGCCCAAGTTCCACCAGCAACCCCATCGACCGTCTTGTCCGCTGGCCCCGCTTAGTCCACCCGGAATCGCCCCTCAAGTGAGCAACACATTGCCCAGGGCGCAGAAACCGACAACT CAAAGGATGTCCTTTTCGAAATACAACGTCAACGCCATGACTGACCCTTTGTCAGCCCTTCCGTCGCCCATAATCCGACGGCCGAGACAAAACTCGGTGTTCGTAGGAAGCTCGACGATGGCCATCCTGAACCCACCCCCGCGCCGCGTCAAATCCGCCATCGACATCCAACACTTGGTGGTGAACGAGCACAGTCCCACATCACTCACAG GCTCGGTCATTCCCATCCTGAACCGCGACCGCCGTCCCTCGATAACGATAGACCGCCCCCGCCATCGGCCGTCCATCGCCGTCGTCGAACGGCCCCCATCCCAACGTTACCGCCGCTCCTCCTGCTTCGTCGAGAGACCTTCTCGCCAGCACCGCAACTTCATCAGTTTCGACCACCCCTTCAGCGATCGCAAGACGTCGATAAGCATCGAGAAGCCTTCGTGCAGCCACCATCAGCCCATCATCAGTTTCGAAGCCCACGTCGAACCCGCCTCCGTCAAGGTGGACATGACAGCGTCCAAACTGCCCAAGGTGTCGCGCAGCTTCGAACAGCCGCCGAGAGAACGGTCCAAGCCGGAGAGGATGGCCACCAGCTTGGACGTCAGCTCGGTCAGCTTCGACAGACGCTACAGCATCCCCGAAGAGGACAGATCGTCGCCGGTCTTCATCTGTCTCGACGAATCCAAGATAACGGCTCCGCTGCTCGAGGGACTCAAGAGTTCGGACGTTTGA